Proteins from one Streptomyces genisteinicus genomic window:
- a CDS encoding N-6 DNA methylase, translating to MTQEEWANEEGRLKYRRVLRAVEKLRSVADAATTYRLAFQVVYLHCWSRHGSLAEVDRLWGPGSESAGARLGAVWPRTPVARAHSLPAYRDEGVSRPFELIDPALRELIAEVRQLDPDPRLLDVLLDTYSTRYARGDDYFTSNDLAYLFAGLAAPRGGEIVRDPVCGSGRLLRAAAHRARAQGGEVRLSGADINQTARYAAAVNLALHGFHADLGKEGADTLRAGTSPIPADVIVANPPVNQRDWGHGELKDDWRWTVGVPRPGNANFAWVQHILADLMPQGRAVILLSSGAAHSSNSTDGLIRRGLLENGLVVGVVALPTWLFPHASASTALWLLAKGERPHSDQVLFADAGKLPAAKKGQRRHFAKDSAERLLQIFGEWQGLRRREGEGDPESVPWCRAARYEEIAEAGFDLTPARYVRNGGTAQLHSNDGDRNRKAELYECMDRSAAARNRVRDALESRHDYRIG from the coding sequence GTGACCCAGGAGGAATGGGCGAACGAAGAGGGGCGGCTGAAGTACCGGCGAGTGCTGCGGGCCGTCGAGAAGCTACGCAGCGTCGCCGATGCTGCGACGACGTACCGGCTTGCCTTTCAAGTGGTCTACCTTCACTGCTGGTCCCGCCATGGATCACTGGCGGAGGTGGACCGGTTGTGGGGGCCGGGTTCGGAGTCAGCGGGGGCCAGGCTCGGCGCAGTGTGGCCGCGTACGCCCGTTGCTCGCGCCCACAGTCTTCCTGCGTATCGCGACGAAGGCGTGAGCCGTCCCTTCGAGCTCATCGACCCGGCCCTCCGTGAGCTGATCGCGGAGGTGCGGCAGCTGGATCCGGACCCGAGGCTCCTTGACGTGCTCCTCGACACGTACTCGACACGCTATGCGCGTGGCGATGACTACTTCACGTCAAACGACCTGGCGTACCTCTTCGCGGGGCTGGCCGCTCCCCGAGGAGGCGAGATTGTTCGGGACCCCGTGTGCGGCAGCGGGCGACTGCTGCGCGCCGCCGCACACCGGGCTCGGGCACAGGGGGGTGAAGTGCGCTTGTCCGGTGCGGATATCAACCAGACGGCGCGTTACGCCGCAGCCGTCAACCTCGCCCTGCACGGATTCCATGCCGACCTCGGCAAGGAAGGAGCTGACACCCTCAGGGCCGGCACTTCACCGATACCGGCCGACGTGATCGTCGCCAACCCTCCCGTGAACCAGCGGGACTGGGGCCACGGTGAACTGAAGGACGACTGGCGGTGGACCGTGGGGGTGCCACGTCCGGGTAACGCGAACTTCGCCTGGGTCCAGCACATCCTTGCCGATCTCATGCCACAAGGACGGGCCGTCATTCTGCTGTCTTCCGGCGCGGCGCACAGCAGCAACAGCACCGACGGACTGATCCGCCGTGGGCTGCTGGAGAACGGTCTGGTCGTGGGAGTTGTGGCCTTGCCGACGTGGCTCTTTCCGCACGCCAGCGCGAGCACGGCGCTGTGGCTGCTGGCCAAAGGAGAGCGGCCGCACTCCGATCAGGTCTTGTTCGCGGATGCAGGGAAACTGCCAGCAGCGAAGAAGGGGCAGCGGCGCCACTTCGCAAAGGACTCGGCCGAACGCCTGCTGCAGATCTTCGGTGAATGGCAGGGACTTCGACGCCGCGAGGGCGAGGGGGACCCTGAATCCGTCCCATGGTGCCGTGCGGCGAGGTACGAGGAAATCGCTGAGGCGGGCTTCGATCTGACTCCCGCACGCTACGTACGGAACGGGGGCACCGCGCAGTTGCATTCAAATGACGGAGACCGGAACCGGAAGGCCGAGCTGTATGAGTGCATGGATCGTAGCGCCGCAGCCAGGAACCGAGTCCGTGATGCCCTGGAGAGCAGGCATGACTACAGAATCGGATGA
- a CDS encoding type I restriction endonuclease subunit R — MTTHGNDDGASDTPTPDNFRPLELDWELLALEELLELDWPKAEGNELAPGSGHRRSWDDLILYSDLREAIERLNPALPPEAVREALATAATPTSQDTYEENRTAHGYLTDGIHSVTYTDALDAEHTPTVRIVDLENADANTYRAVRQVTVINGERNRRFDLVLYVNGLPLAVIELKRAGDANATLSAAHTQIRHYVEEFPTAFRYNAVVLLSDGITAKYGTPFTPYEHFAPWNTDEFGARVDTVDAVSVHADLDIPTGQDLALHGLFTQPRFLALVRSFINFVPAKRMKRIAKPHQYFAVTRAADAVRRAAATDGKAGVVWHTQGSGKSEEMVLTTNLVMRHPALHNPTVVVVTDRTDLDDQLFDTFKESEVLPEQPHQFLNRAALREELAAKRTGGILFTTLQKFGRTKQEKESGTDHPLLSERRNIVVVVDEAHRSHYDHLDGYARHLRDALPHATLLAFTGTPISEADRNTREVFGDYIDTYDLKRAADDGATVKVYHESRVVQLVLDRDVDPTSIDAEADRITDGLDDTERTRVEQAVATMNAMYGAPARIRDLTQDLVEHWEARRAAMLPFVADADDAPGGAPGKAMLVCATREICVRVYDALKELRPDWHTDDPTTGAMKIVYSSDSRKDSKELRAHALRDSQRKSVINRAKDPEDELQLLIVNNMLLTGFDAPSIHTMYLDRPLRGAGLMQALARVNRRFRKKEDGLLVGYAPLTENLQKAIAEYSADDQADRTLGQDIDRALDELRNEYDILDQMLLGWNWRERLSRPDPKAFIKAAYTTAEYLRSPATQGNNPDQLDDPNQTLSRRFREHGYRLERFFALAGSSADISSRFTDQPYWKRDIQFLVEVRTYMAKLDAMDREAQGLPVARDVALYLSQLTSSVVETGGVTDLFSEAGLDKADLTHLNDALVGRLQNSETPHLAAEALRRLVEQKMREQTRHNIVRQTAFSERLQDLMTRYMRQQLTSAEIIAQLVELAKTVAEDARRGEKFTPPLGNDELAFYDAVADLGSARDLMGDEILSGIARDLVVQVRKNLKKDWIAREPVRARLRATIRRLLARHGYPPEQSKEAIDLVIRQMEHFADKWSQDGSAADA, encoded by the coding sequence ATGACTACGCACGGGAACGACGACGGCGCCAGCGACACCCCCACCCCCGACAACTTCCGCCCCCTCGAACTCGACTGGGAGCTCCTCGCCCTCGAAGAGCTCCTGGAGCTCGACTGGCCGAAGGCCGAGGGTAATGAGCTCGCGCCCGGTTCCGGTCACCGCCGTTCCTGGGACGACCTGATCCTGTACTCCGATCTCCGCGAGGCCATCGAGCGGCTCAACCCCGCCCTCCCCCCGGAGGCCGTCCGCGAGGCCCTCGCGACCGCCGCGACCCCGACCTCACAGGACACGTACGAGGAGAACCGGACCGCGCACGGCTACCTGACCGACGGCATCCACTCCGTCACGTACACCGACGCGCTCGACGCCGAGCACACGCCGACCGTCCGGATCGTCGACCTGGAGAACGCGGACGCGAACACGTACCGCGCGGTCCGCCAGGTGACCGTGATCAACGGTGAGCGCAACCGCCGCTTCGACCTCGTCCTGTACGTCAACGGTCTCCCGCTGGCCGTCATCGAGCTCAAGCGGGCTGGCGACGCCAACGCCACCCTCTCCGCCGCGCACACCCAGATCCGGCACTACGTCGAGGAGTTCCCCACCGCCTTCCGCTACAACGCGGTCGTGCTGCTCTCCGACGGGATCACCGCGAAGTACGGCACCCCCTTCACCCCGTACGAGCACTTCGCCCCGTGGAACACCGACGAGTTCGGCGCCCGCGTGGACACCGTGGACGCCGTCAGCGTCCACGCCGATCTCGACATCCCGACCGGCCAGGACCTCGCTCTGCACGGCCTGTTCACCCAGCCTCGCTTCCTCGCCCTTGTCCGGTCCTTCATCAACTTCGTGCCGGCCAAGCGCATGAAGCGGATCGCGAAGCCGCACCAGTACTTCGCGGTCACCCGCGCCGCCGACGCCGTACGTCGCGCCGCCGCGACCGACGGCAAGGCCGGCGTGGTCTGGCACACCCAGGGCTCGGGCAAGTCCGAGGAGATGGTGCTGACCACCAACCTCGTCATGCGCCACCCCGCCCTGCACAACCCCACGGTGGTGGTCGTCACCGACCGCACCGACCTCGACGACCAGCTCTTCGACACGTTCAAGGAGAGCGAGGTCCTCCCGGAACAGCCCCACCAGTTCCTCAACCGCGCCGCTCTCCGCGAAGAGCTCGCCGCCAAGCGCACCGGCGGCATCCTCTTCACCACCCTGCAGAAGTTCGGCAGGACCAAGCAGGAGAAGGAATCCGGGACCGACCACCCGCTCCTCTCCGAGCGGCGCAACATCGTCGTCGTGGTCGACGAGGCCCACCGCAGCCACTACGACCACCTCGACGGCTACGCCCGCCACCTGCGCGATGCCCTCCCGCACGCCACGCTCCTCGCCTTCACCGGCACCCCGATCTCCGAGGCCGACCGCAACACCCGCGAGGTCTTCGGCGACTACATCGACACCTATGACCTCAAGCGGGCCGCCGACGACGGCGCGACCGTGAAGGTGTACCACGAGAGCCGCGTCGTCCAGCTTGTCCTCGACCGCGACGTCGACCCCACCAGCATCGACGCCGAGGCCGACCGCATCACCGATGGCCTGGACGACACCGAGCGCACCCGCGTCGAGCAGGCCGTCGCCACGATGAACGCCATGTACGGCGCCCCCGCCCGGATACGCGACCTGACCCAGGACCTGGTCGAACACTGGGAAGCACGCCGTGCGGCGATGCTGCCGTTCGTCGCGGACGCCGATGACGCACCCGGCGGAGCCCCCGGCAAGGCGATGCTCGTCTGCGCCACCCGCGAGATCTGCGTCCGCGTCTACGACGCTCTGAAGGAACTGCGTCCCGACTGGCACACGGACGACCCCACCACCGGCGCCATGAAGATCGTCTACTCCTCGGACTCCCGCAAGGACTCCAAGGAACTGCGCGCCCACGCCCTGCGCGACTCTCAGCGCAAGTCCGTCATCAACCGCGCCAAGGACCCCGAGGACGAACTCCAGCTCCTCATCGTCAACAACATGCTCCTGACCGGCTTCGACGCGCCGTCCATCCACACCATGTACCTGGACCGGCCGCTGCGCGGCGCCGGCCTGATGCAGGCCCTCGCCCGCGTCAACCGCCGCTTCCGCAAGAAGGAGGACGGCCTCCTCGTCGGCTACGCCCCCCTCACCGAGAACCTCCAGAAGGCCATCGCCGAGTACTCCGCCGACGACCAGGCCGACCGGACCCTCGGCCAGGACATCGACCGCGCCCTGGACGAACTCCGCAACGAGTACGACATCCTCGATCAGATGCTCCTCGGCTGGAACTGGCGCGAACGCCTCTCCCGCCCCGACCCGAAGGCTTTCATCAAGGCGGCCTACACCACGGCCGAGTACCTCCGCAGCCCCGCTACCCAGGGCAACAACCCCGACCAGCTCGACGACCCGAACCAGACCCTCAGTCGCCGCTTCCGCGAGCACGGCTACCGCCTGGAGCGCTTCTTCGCCTTGGCCGGCTCCTCCGCCGACATCTCCTCCCGGTTCACCGACCAGCCGTACTGGAAGCGTGACATCCAGTTCCTCGTCGAGGTCCGTACGTACATGGCGAAGCTCGACGCCATGGATCGTGAGGCCCAGGGCCTGCCCGTCGCCCGCGACGTCGCCCTCTACCTCTCCCAGCTCACCTCCTCCGTCGTCGAGACCGGCGGCGTCACCGACCTCTTCTCCGAGGCCGGACTGGACAAGGCCGACCTCACCCACCTCAACGACGCCCTCGTCGGCCGCCTGCAGAACAGCGAAACCCCGCACCTGGCAGCCGAAGCCCTGCGCCGTCTCGTCGAGCAGAAGATGCGCGAGCAGACCCGGCACAACATCGTCCGCCAGACCGCGTTCTCGGAGCGCCTCCAGGACCTGATGACCCGCTACATGCGCCAGCAGCTCACCAGCGCCGAGATCATCGCCCAGCTGGTGGAACTGGCCAAGACGGTTGCGGAAGACGCCCGGCGAGGTGAGAAGTTCACCCCGCCGCTGGGGAACGACGAACTCGCCTTCTACGACGCGGTCGCCGACCTCGGCAGCGCCCGCGACCTCATGGGCGACGAGATCCTCTCCGGTATCGCCCGGGACCTCGTGGTCCAGGTCCGCAAGAACCTCAAGAAGGACTGGATCGCCCGCGAACCGGTCCGGGCCAGGCTCCGCGCCACCATCAGGCGCCTCCTGGCCCGCCACGGCTACCCGCCGGAGCAGTCCAAGGAAGCGATCGACCTGGTGATCCGTCAGATGGAACACTTTGCCGACAAGTGGTCCCAGGACGGCTCGGCCGCCGACGCATAG
- a CDS encoding type I restriction-modification system subunit M: MPPRKKKPADQAELFTASTTKEIQAILWKAADKLRGSMDANQYKEFVLGLIFLKYVSDAFEERREQLAKELAEEGIAEDRLEEFLEDQDEYTGHHVFWVPESARWSSISANAKTGNVGEVLDQAMDAIMKANPSLTGVLPKIFNKDNVDKKRLAELVDLITDARFGGSDDKPAQDVLGEVYEYFLGNFARAEGKRGGEFYTPSSVVRLLVEVLEPYEGRVYDPACGSGGMFVQAAKFIEAHRGRLHKSDISVYGQELNERTWRLAKMNLAIHGIDGNLAARWGDTFADDKHPDLKADYVMANPPFNIKDWARNESDARWKYGVPPRGNANYAWLQHMISKLGERGTAGVVLANGSMSSQQSGEGEIRQALVDGDMVACMVALPAQLFRTTAIPACLWFLAKDKSPGGVKGQKAAAADRRGEILFIDARDMGEMVDRTERVLTEADLKKIAGTYHAWRGTTSAKDAGEPYADVPGFCASADLKTVQEHGYVLTPGRYVGAAETEEEDAEAVAEKISRLTGELYELFDKSDALGKTVRTQLGRIGA; this comes from the coding sequence ATGCCGCCCCGGAAGAAGAAGCCCGCCGACCAGGCGGAGCTGTTCACTGCCTCCACGACCAAGGAGATCCAGGCCATCCTCTGGAAGGCCGCCGACAAGCTGCGCGGCTCCATGGACGCAAACCAGTACAAGGAGTTCGTCCTCGGCCTGATCTTCCTCAAGTACGTCTCCGACGCCTTCGAAGAGCGCCGCGAACAGCTCGCCAAGGAACTCGCGGAGGAAGGCATCGCCGAGGACCGCCTGGAGGAGTTCCTGGAGGACCAGGACGAGTACACCGGGCACCACGTTTTCTGGGTCCCCGAGAGCGCCCGCTGGTCCTCGATCTCCGCCAACGCCAAGACCGGCAACGTCGGCGAGGTCCTCGACCAGGCGATGGACGCCATCATGAAGGCCAACCCGTCGCTGACCGGCGTCCTCCCCAAGATCTTCAACAAGGACAACGTCGACAAGAAGCGACTGGCCGAACTCGTCGACCTCATCACCGACGCCCGTTTCGGCGGCAGCGACGACAAGCCCGCCCAGGACGTCCTCGGAGAGGTCTACGAGTACTTCCTTGGCAACTTCGCCCGCGCGGAAGGCAAGCGGGGCGGCGAGTTCTACACCCCGAGCAGCGTCGTCCGCCTCCTGGTGGAAGTCCTGGAACCGTACGAGGGCCGGGTGTACGACCCGGCCTGCGGCTCCGGCGGCATGTTCGTCCAGGCCGCCAAGTTCATCGAGGCCCACCGCGGCCGCCTACATAAGTCCGACATCTCGGTTTACGGCCAGGAACTCAATGAACGCACCTGGCGCCTGGCCAAGATGAACCTCGCCATTCACGGCATCGACGGCAACCTCGCCGCCCGCTGGGGCGACACCTTCGCCGACGACAAGCACCCGGACCTCAAGGCCGACTACGTCATGGCCAACCCGCCCTTCAACATCAAGGACTGGGCACGCAACGAGTCGGACGCGCGGTGGAAGTATGGCGTCCCGCCGAGGGGCAATGCCAACTACGCCTGGCTCCAGCACATGATCAGCAAGCTGGGGGAGCGGGGGACGGCGGGCGTCGTCCTGGCCAACGGCTCGATGAGCAGCCAGCAGAGCGGCGAGGGCGAGATCCGGCAGGCGCTGGTGGACGGGGACATGGTGGCGTGCATGGTCGCGCTGCCGGCGCAGCTGTTCCGGACGACGGCCATTCCAGCCTGTTTGTGGTTCCTGGCGAAGGACAAGTCGCCGGGGGGTGTGAAGGGGCAGAAGGCCGCGGCGGCGGACCGCCGGGGCGAGATCCTTTTCATCGACGCCCGCGACATGGGCGAGATGGTCGACCGTACCGAGCGCGTCCTGACGGAAGCCGACCTCAAGAAGATCGCGGGAACGTACCACGCGTGGCGCGGGACGACGAGCGCGAAGGACGCGGGGGAGCCGTACGCGGACGTGCCGGGGTTCTGCGCGAGCGCGGACCTCAAGACGGTGCAGGAGCACGGGTACGTGCTGACGCCGGGGCGGTATGTCGGGGCGGCCGAGACGGAGGAAGAGGACGCCGAGGCGGTCGCAGAGAAGATCTCGCGGCTGACCGGGGAGCTGTACGAACTCTTCGACAAGTCGGATGCGCTGGGGAAGACTGTTCGTACGCAGCTGGGGAGGATCGGTGCCTGA
- a CDS encoding restriction endonuclease subunit S, which yields MPERIHDVPLESLVSEKISYGVVQPGTLEVDGVPIVRVKDVRGGKIDTSDPLVVSRDVEEKYARTRLRGGEVLLTLVGSVGEVAVASEEICGWNVARAIAVVRPSSEVTAQWLRLILSSDPAQQYFHDRLNTTVQATLNLKDVRTLPVPMPPRRERDAVCAVVGALDDKIAVNERIAATYEQLLQCRFAELGLGDEPDGESEIPITDLIAFGPKLGKPAAAEPVYVDMAALQTNRAGIPSWTRREPKSGPRFVNGDTLMARITPCLENGKTGYVDFMEDGEIGLGSTEFIVLRSLPGVPSELSYFLARDSRFREHAIRNMVGSSGRQRVSAADASNYSVRSPDAEQLAAFGRESSAAFSHMKSLESESRTLAALRDTLLPQLMSGRLRVKDAEKIVEDHV from the coding sequence GTGCCTGAGCGCATTCATGATGTCCCGCTGGAATCCCTTGTCAGTGAGAAGATTTCTTACGGAGTTGTCCAGCCCGGAACCCTGGAGGTAGATGGAGTTCCGATCGTTCGTGTGAAAGATGTCCGTGGCGGGAAGATTGACACCTCGGATCCGTTGGTTGTTTCGCGTGACGTGGAGGAGAAATACGCAAGAACGCGATTGCGGGGCGGTGAAGTCCTGTTGACGCTCGTCGGTTCAGTCGGCGAAGTGGCAGTTGCTTCCGAAGAGATCTGCGGATGGAACGTAGCGCGCGCTATTGCCGTGGTGCGTCCGAGTTCGGAGGTTACGGCTCAGTGGCTGAGGCTGATTCTTTCTAGCGACCCAGCGCAGCAATATTTCCATGACCGGTTGAATACTACGGTTCAGGCCACGCTCAATTTGAAGGACGTACGCACTCTCCCAGTGCCGATGCCCCCGCGGCGTGAACGAGACGCAGTGTGTGCTGTCGTAGGGGCGCTGGACGACAAGATCGCTGTCAATGAGCGCATCGCGGCCACCTACGAGCAGCTGCTCCAGTGCCGGTTCGCTGAGCTGGGTCTTGGTGACGAGCCGGACGGTGAATCTGAGATCCCGATTACGGATCTCATCGCTTTCGGCCCGAAGCTCGGCAAGCCTGCCGCTGCTGAGCCGGTCTATGTGGACATGGCGGCGCTCCAGACGAATCGTGCTGGAATTCCGTCCTGGACTCGGCGTGAGCCGAAGTCTGGCCCTCGTTTCGTGAATGGTGACACGCTCATGGCGCGTATCACTCCTTGCTTGGAGAACGGTAAGACCGGCTACGTCGACTTCATGGAGGATGGAGAGATCGGGCTCGGGTCTACCGAGTTCATCGTGTTGCGCTCCCTTCCGGGAGTCCCGAGTGAGCTGAGCTATTTCCTGGCTCGCGACTCTCGGTTCCGTGAGCACGCCATCCGGAACATGGTTGGCTCATCTGGGCGTCAACGAGTCAGTGCGGCAGACGCCTCGAACTACTCCGTGAGGAGTCCTGACGCTGAGCAACTCGCAGCGTTCGGAAGGGAATCCTCTGCCGCTTTTTCGCACATGAAATCGTTGGAGAGCGAGTCCCGCACCCTCGCTGCCCTCCGCGACACCCTCCTCCCCCAGCTCATGTCCGGCCGCCTCCGCGTCAAGGACGCCGAGAAGATTGTCGAGGACCACGTATGA